GACGAGGCGGGCCAGCCCCTCGGTGAGGGCGGCCTTGTCCAGCGGCTCGTTGGTGTGGAAGTCCAGCCGCGCGTAGCCCGCCGTGATGGAGCAGCCGTCCACCGGGTGCGGTACCAGCGCGCACAGCAGGTGGGTCGCCGTGTGGAAGCGCATGTGGGCGCGGCGGCGCGTGCCATCGATGCGCGCGGTGACGGCATCCCCCGGGCGCAACGCGGACGCGGCAGCCGGATCGGCTGGCAGATGCAGCACGGTACCGGGTGCATCCTCGGGCGGCCGGCCCTTGCGGGTGTCGGCGATGACCAGGCACAGGCCATCGGCACGGACCAACTCGCCCGCATCGCCGGCCTGGCCGCCCCCCTGGGGGTAGAACACCGTGCGGTCGAGCACCACGCCGCGCTCGCTCACGCAGAGCACAGTCGCGGGGCACTCGGTCAGGCTGGCATCGTCGCGGAACAGCTCAGCGGTGGGGGTGATAGCGGGGTCGGGAGGTGGCGTGCAGGTCATGCGGCCATTGTGCGGCTCTCGTGCGGCTTTCGTGCAGCACCGCCCCACCTCCTGCTGCTCAGCCCAGCCAGCCCCTGATGCGCTGGCCCAGCACCTCGCGGCTGATACCGTAGCGGTCGTGCAGCGTGGGCAGCGCGCCGGCGTCGAGGAAGGCGTCCGGCAGCCCAGCCAGTTCGAAGCCCGCCGGGTGCACGCGGTGGCGCAGCAGCACGGCCGCCACCGCCTCGCCCAGGCCGCCGACCACGGAGTGGTTCTCGGCCACCACCACCAGCCGGCCGGATTGGCGGCAGGCCGCGACGATCGCCGCTTCGTCCAGCGGCTTGATGGTCGGGCAGTGCAGCACCGCCACGCCGATGCCGTCCTTCGCCAGGTCCTGCGCCACTTCCAGCGCGCGCATCGTCAGGATGCCGGAAGAGACGATCAGCACCTCGCGGCCGTCGCGCAGCAACTTGGCACGGCCGAGTTCGAAGCGGTAGTCATACTCGTCGAGCACCAGCGGCACGTTGCCGCGCAGCAGACGCAGGTAGACGGGGCCGGGGTGGGCGGCGATCTGCGGCACCGCCTGAGCCGTGTCCAGCGCATCGCAGGGGTCCACGATGGTCAGGCCGGGCACGGCGCGCATCATCGCCAGGTCGTCGGTGGCCTGGTGGCTCGGGCCGTAGCCGGTGGTCAGCCCGGGCAGCGCGCAGCAGATCTTGACGTTCAGGTTCTCTTCCGCGATCACCTGGTGGATGAAGTCGTAGGCGCGCCGGGTGCCGAACACCGCGTAGGTGGTGGCAAAGGGCGTCAGCCCCTCCTTGGCCATGCCGCCGGCCGCTGCCATCAGCAGCTGCTCGGCCATGCCCATCTGGTGGAAGCGCTCCGGATAGGCCTGGGCGAACAGGTGCAGGTCGGTGTACTTGGCGAGATCCGCGGTCAGGCCGACGATCTCCGGGCGGTTCGCGGCCAGCTCCACCAGGGCCTTGCCGAACGGCGCGGCCTGGGTGCGCTGCCCCTCGGAGGCGATCGAGGCGATCATGGCCGAGGTGGTGAGCTTCGGCTTCTTGTCGGTCACGGCGTTCATGCGCGGGCCTCCTCGGGACGGTTCGGGCGGGCGGCATCGAGCACGGCCAGGGCCTGCTGCCACTCGGGCGGGTCGACGCGGATGAAGTGGTTCTTCTCGCGCACCTCCAGGAAGGGCACGCCCTTGCCCATCAGGGTGTCGAACAGGATCACGCGGGGCTTGGCCTCGGAGCAGGCGCGCGCAGCATCGAAGGCGGCCAGCACGGCCGGCAGGTGATTGCCGTCCACGCGCTGCACGAACCAGCCGAAGGCAGCCCACTTGTCGGCCAGGGGCTCGAAGCCCAGCACCTTCGACGAGGGCCCGTCGGCCTGCTGGTTGTTGATGTCCACCAGGCAGATCAGGTTGTCCAGCCGGTGGTGGGCCGCCCCCATCGCGGCCTCCCAGGTCGAACCTTCATCCAACTCGCCGTCGGACATGGAGTTGTAGACGAGCGCCGGGTTGCGCTTGTGCTTCAGACCCAGCGCCATGCCCACGCCGATCGCCAGCCCCTGGCCGAGCGAGCCACCGGAGATCTCCATGCCGGGCGTGTAGGTGGCCATGCCGGACATGGGCAGGCGGCTGTCATCGCTGCCGTAGCTCTCCAGTTCGTCCTCGGGGATCACGCCGGCCTCGATCAGCGCGGCGTAGTGGGCGATGGCGTAGTGGCCGTGCGAGAGCAGGAAGCGGTCGCGCCCCTCCCACTGCGGCTCGGCCGGGCGCAGGTTCATCGCATCGCGGTAGGCCACCGCCAGCACATCGGCCCAGCCCAGCGCCTGGCCGATGTAGCCCTGGCCCTGGACCTCGCCCATGCGCAGGGCGAAGCGGCGGATGCGCCAGGCGGCGCCGGCCAGCCGATGAAGTCGATCGTCACTCATGCGACGGATTCCTGTTGAAGGTTGAGATGGTGATGCACGAAGCCCAGCGCCGCCTTCAGCCGCGCCTCGATGTCCGCCAGCGGCACGCGGAAGGCCGCGCGGCTGGGTTGGGCGTTGGCGCCGCGGTGCAGGCGCATCGGGATCTCGATGGACAGCGACACCGCCGCAGAGCTGGGAGAGGTCCTCAGCCCGTGCAGGATCTCGGCACAGCCGATCTCGCCCTCGCCCAGCGCGGTGAAGAAGTAGCCCTCGGGCGTACGCCGCACGTCCTTGATGTGGGTGTGCAGGCACAGCGCCATCGCGGCCAGCGCGTCCGCCGCGGTGGGCACGCCGGGGCGGTGGGAGATGGTGTTGCCGGCGTCGTAGTTCAGGCCCACGCGCTCGTGGCCGATGCGCGCCAACAGCGCGGGGCCGTCAGCGGCGACGTTGAGCAGGTTGTCGCTGCCGTCGCCGGGGTTCTCCAGGCCGATCACCAGGTCCAGCTCTTCAGCCAGCTTGGCCAGCGGCTCGATGTGCTGGAAGAAGCGCACTTCGTTGACCCGCGCAGCGGCGTTGGTGTTGATCACCTTGGCGCCGATGCGCGCGGCAAAGCGCATGCGGCCCTGAAAGACCTCCAGCGCGTCCGGGCGGCCCAGGTCGATGTGCGAGGACATCGCGTGGCAGCCGATGCCGGCGTCGGCCAGAGCGCGGGCGTATTCGACGGCTCGGGCCTCGGTGAAGGCGGACTCGTCGAAGGGCTCGGTGTAGCCGACGATGTAGGCCGGCTCCACGTGCGTGGCGCCGATCGACGCCAGGCTTTCCAGCATGTGCGGCGCCGGATGGCCGTCATAGGGTGCACCCGAAATCGAGACGATGCGCTGCCCGCCCGCCGTCGGTGGAATACGCGGCGGGATGTGGGGAGTGGTCATGGCAGTGAGGCGGAAGGGGGAGTTACTTGAAGATGGCCGCGGGCACGTAGGACACCAGGGCCAGCACCAGGAAGGCGACGAAGTAGAAGGGGCCGAGCTCCTTGACCGTCTCGCCCACCTTGACCTTGGCCACCGCGCTGGTGATGAACAGCGTGGTGCCCACCGGCGGCGTGTACAGGCCGATCGCCAGGTTCACGGTCATCATGATCCCGAGCTGCACCAGGTCCATGCCGATGGCGTTGGCCAGCGGCACGAACACGGGGGTGAGCAGCAGCACGGCGGCGGGCAGGTCGATGAACATGCCGCAGACCAGCATCAGCAGGTTCATCAGCAGGATCACGCTCCAGCCGCTGTTCAGGTTCGCCTGGGCCCAGCCGACCACGCCGTCGGGCATGCGGTCGAAGGTCAGCAGCCAGCCGATCGCGGCCGAGGCCATGATCACCAGCAGCACCACCCCGGTGGCCAGGCCCGCCTCGACAACGGCATGGTGCAGCCGCTTGAGACCCAGGTCGCGGTAGACCACCGCCGACACCAGCCCGGCGAACAGCGTGGACAGCACCGCCACCTCGGTCGGCGTGGCAATGCCGAAGCGCAGGAAGACGATGATCAGCACCGGCAGCAGCAGCGCCGGCGAGGCATAGGCCAGCTGCCTGCGGAAGGCCGGCCAGTGGATGGGGCTCAGCTCACGCGGCAGGTTGCGCCGTTTGCCCACCCACCAGCAGGCGGCCATGAAGCCGCCGCACATCAGCAGGCCCGGCAGGATGCCGGCCACGAACAGCGCCGCCACCGAGGTGTTGGAGCTCAACGCGAACAGGATCATCGGGATCGACGGCGGGATCAGGATGTCGATCGTCGCGGCCGCGGCCAGCGTGGCCGCCGAGAAGGCCGGCGGGTAGCCCAGGCGCTTCTGCCAGGGGATCAGCAGCGAGCCGATCGCCGAGGCATCGGCCACCGCGGAGCCGGAGACGCCGCCGAAGATGGTGGACGACAGCACACCCACCTGGCCGGGGCCGCCGTGGAAGCGGCCGATCAGCGTGGAGAGCACGCCGATCAGCGACTCACCCAGCTTGCCGCCCATCATGAGCGTGCCGGTGAGCATGAAGAAGGGGATCGCGATGAGCGGGAAACTCTGCACCTGCGCAACCATCTGCTGCACCAGCAGGTCCAGCGGCACGCGGTCGGAGGTGGCTGCCGCGGCCATGGCGGCAGCCAGCAGGGCGTGGGCGATCGGCATGGCGGCCACGGCGGCCACACCAAAGACGAGGAGGATCAGGGCGGTCATGGGGTGTTTCCTCGGTTCAGGCCATCAGGCGACCAGCACGTCGTGCGCCGGCTTGTCGAGGTCGGCCGCCTGCAGCGGCAGCTCGCCGTGGCCGCGGAAGGACTCCCAGGCCGAGGCCAGGGCCAGCAGCGCCAGCATCACCATGCCCACCATCACGCAGCCGTAGGTGGCCGAGCCGGGCACGCCCAGGATGGGGCTCTTCTCGTCGGCCACGATGTCCAGCATCGCCCAGGTGGCCTTCGCCAGCGTCAGGTACAGGCCGGCCACGGCCAGCCAGACCCCCACCGCGAGCCAGCGCTTGGCACGGGCGGGCAGCGCGTCGCGCAGGAAGGTGGTGGCGATGTGCGAGCCATGCGCCGCTCCCAGCACCACGCCGGCCATCACGAGCCAGGGGAAGAGCAGCTCGGGCAGCTCGGCGCCCCACTGCAGGCTGGCGCCAGTGCTGTAGCGCAGGATGGTGTTGGCGCTGAGGATGAGGAAAATGACCGCGGTGGTGATCCACATCACCACCTGGCAGGTCAGCACGATGCCGCGTTCGAGGGCTTTCATCGCCGGGCTCCAGGGGACACTTGGAATGACGCCGGGCAGGTGCCCGGCGCCGAGGGTCGGTCAGACCGTGGTCTCTGACGCAGAGCTGGCGCAAGCCAGCTGCGCAGTCAACGTCACTTCGCGCGGGCGGCGATCACCTTCTTGACGTACTCGCCGATCGGGCTGGCCATCCACTTGTCGTCCACCGAGGACGTGGCCTTCTCGAACGCCGCCTTGTCAGCCACGTCCACGCGCACGCCCTTGGCCTTGAGGTCGGCCACCAGCTTCTCGTCGGCCTCCTGCGACAGCTTGCGCTGCAGCGCGGTGGCCTCGGCGGCGGCGTCCTGCAGCACCTTGTGGTCGGCCGCAGAGAGCTTGTCCCAGCTGCGCTTGCTCATCAGGAAGGGCGTCATCTCGTACTTGTGGCCGGTCAGCGAGATGAACTTGTTGACTTCGTAGAGCTTGCTGGCGTGGATGTTCATCAGCGGGTTCTCCTGCCCGTCGACCACGCCCTGCTGCAGCGCCACGTAGAGCTCGGCAAACTTGATCTGCTGCGCCTCGGCGCCCAGGCTCTTCATGATGTCCACCGTCACCGCATCGGGCGGGGTGCGCATCTTCATGCCCTTCATGTCCTCGGGCTTCAGGATGGGCTTCTTGCTGTTGGACATGTGGCGCACGCCGTTGTCCCAGTAGCCCAGCACCACCAGGCCCTTCTCGGCCGACTTGGCCGCCAGCTCCTGGCCGAGCGGGCCGTCCAGCACCTTCCAGGCCTGCGGCAGGTTGGCAAACAGGAAGGGCATGCCGAAGGCGGCGTACTCCGGCACCACCGCGGCCACCGCACCCTGCGAATTCGCCGACAGGTCCAGCGCACCGGTGCGCAGCTGCGTCACCATCGCCGCGTCGTCACCCAGCTGGGCGGAGGGCGAGACCTGCACCTCGATGCGGCCACCCGACTTGGCCTTGACCACCTCGGCGAACTTCAGCGAAGCCTCGTGGCGCGGGTTGCCCGGCGCGGCGCCGTGGCCCAGGCTGAGCTTGACGGCCTGGGCCTGCGCAGCGCTGGCGAACAGGGCGGCGGCGGCCAGGGCGGCGGTGCTGAGAAGGTGGGTTCTGCGGTTCATCGTTGTCTCCTGAGGGCCGCCGAAGCGGCCAGGTTCTGGGTGCGAGGGATCGTCTGGTTCAGTGGATCAGCATGCCGCCGTTGACGTCCAGCGTGACGCCAGTGAGGTACTTGGCGAGGTCGCTGGCCAGGAAGACCACGCAGCCGGCCACGTCGGCGGGCTCGCCGATGCGGTTCAGCGGGATCTGCTCCAGGATGCCCTTCATGCGGTCCTCGGGGATCAGTCCCTTGTTGATGTCGGTGGCGATCAGGCCCGGGGTCACGGCGTTGACGCGGATGCCATCGATGCCGAACTCACGCGCCATCGCGCGGCCCAGGCCCAGCATGCCGGCCTTGGCCGCCGAGTAGTGCGGGCCGCCCAGGATGCCGCCGCCGCGCTGCGCGGAGACCGACGAGGTGTTGATGATCGAGCCGCTCTTCTGCGCGCGCATCGCCGGGATCACGGCCTGCGACATGTAGAGCATGCCGCGCAGGCTCACGTCCAGCACGGCGTCGTAGTCGGCGCCGGTGATGTCCAGCGTCTTGCGCGGCTGGGTGATGCCGGCGTTGTTGAACAGGATGTCGATGCGGCCACACTGGGCCAGCACTTCGGCAGCAGCGCGCTCGCAGGAGGCCTTGTCGGTCACGTCGGCCACCACGCCGAGGTGCTGCGGGCCCAGCTGGGCAGCCGCCCCCGCCGGGTCGGCGCGTTCCAGGTCCAGCAGCACCACACGGGCACCGTGGGCGGCCATCATCCTGGCGGTGGCGAAGCCCAGTCCGTTCAGGCCGGCACCACCGGTGATCAGGGCAACCTTGTCTTTGAGCAGCATCTCTTGTCTCCGTGAGGGGGTTCGGGAGGGGGTGGGCGCGGTGCACGAAGGAAGTGCATCGCTGGAATGGGCGCGATTCTTCGAGCCCGTGACCATGAAGACAAGCGATAAAATTTCAGCGTTACATGAATGTTCTTCATGCTGCGACGCAGCTCAGGGTGAACACGGATTCTCAAAAGTCGCGTGAGGTTTTGCTGAAATGAAACTGCCCCCACGCTCACTTCGCTCGCTGCCCCCCGAGGGGGCGCGTCAGTACCTTCGGACGGCCGGGCGGTACTAGGATGAAACTATCTTCATGCAGCCGGCGTGAGTTGTACGGCGTAACCGATCTGCTGAAGCCTGCGCACCAGTCGGGTGGCGGTCTTGTGGGCGTCGGCGCGATCGAAGTGGGCGGCGCCGAGGTCATGCCACTCGGTGCCGTCGCGCAGCATGTGCCAAGCCGCGGTGAGCATCGAGGCGGCCACGCCGATGATCGCCTTCTTGGCGCCGCGACGAGCGCGCAGGCGGTGGAACTGCGCCTGCAGGTAGCTGCCCTTGACTTTGATGGCTGCCCAGGCGGCTTGCACGAGGGTGGTCTTGAGCCACCTGCCGCCACGGCGCAAGCGAACGCTGCGACGCTTGCCGGCGCTCTCGTCGTTGCGCGGGCACATGCAGGCCCAGGACAGCAGATGAGCCGGGGTGGCGAAGCGCGACATGTCGATACCGATCTCGGCCACGACCACATGGGCGCTGACCTCGCTGAGGCCCGGCATGGTGCTCAGCAGCTTGGCGGCGTGCCGAAAGGGCGCCAGCCCTTGACCCACCTCCTTCTCGATGGCGGCGATGGCCTGATCCAGCGCATCGATGTGCCCCAGGTGCAGCTTGAGCATGAAGCGGTGGTGAGCGCTGACGCGGCCGCGCAGCGCTTCGAGCAACTCGGCACGGCTGGCCTTGACGCGCACGCTGACCAGCGAGACCAGGCGCTCGGGATCGCGCTCGCCGCCGATGAGGGCCTGCAACACGGCCCGGCCGCTCTTGCCCACGATATCGGCCAGCACGACGCCAAGCTTCAAGTTGGCGTCTTCGAGCACCTTCTCGATGCGTTGGACGTGCGCGCTGCGCTCGCGCACGAACTGCTTGCGGGTGCGCGTGAGCGAGCGCAGTTCCTGTACCGCCACCGGCGGCACGAAGCTGGCGCGGATCAGGCCGTGGGCCAGCAAGTCCGCCAGCCACATCGCGTCGTTGACGTCGGTCTTGCGGCCAGGAACGTTCTTCACGTGCGCGGCGTTGGCCAGCACGAGCTCGAAGTGGCCTTCGAGCACGTGCCACACTGGCTTCCAGTACACGCCGGTGGCCTCCATGGCGACGTGCTCGACGCCGAAGGAGTCGAGCCAGTCGCCAAGGGCCAGCAGGCCCGAGGTAGTCGTCTGGAAGGTGCGCACCTCCTGCAAGGGTGGGCCGTCGCGGGCGATGCGCACGCACGCCACCACCGTCTCCTTGTGCACGTCCAGTCCGGCGCAGCGCGGGTAGATCACTTCCATGATCGCCTCCAGTCCGCGGCGACATCGGCATGCGGCCCACGTCATCGAACTCTAGGATGCGTGCTCAGGGGCGCGAAGCCCAAGGCGACAGTGCGGGGTGCTCGTGGAGCCGCGGGTCCAACTGACATACGGGTTCGAGACACCAAGTACGAACCGACCTCTGCGCCGGACGCCGCCACCGCATTACACGCCCGTTTCATGCGTCGCGGGTCGCGCGAAGCGCGGTGGAGCAACTGACATGGCCCAGTTACCCCCCCTGCCCACCCTGGTCGCCTTCGAGACCGTGGCGCGTCGGCGCAGCTTTGCGCTGGCGGCCGGCGAGCTGAACCTGACCGCCTCGGCCGTCAGCCACCAGATCGCCAAGCTGGAGGATTTCCTCGGCGTGAAGCTGCTCGACCGCTCGCCGCAGGGCGTGCGGCTGTCCGCCGTGGGCGAGTCCTACCTGCGCCGCGTGGCCGGGGCGCTGGGCGCCATCAGCGCGGCCACCGAGGACGTGCGCCAGGGCGTGCGCAACAGCCTGTACGTGCACGCCAGCCCCAGCTTCGGCAGCCTGTGGCTGATGCCGCGGCTGGCGCACTTCGCACAGGCCCACCCGGGCATCTCGCTGTTCCTGTCGGCCTCGCCCACGCACAGCGACTTCGCGCTGGGCCAGGCCGACCTGGACATCCGCTACGGCCTGCCGCAATGGCCGGACCTGGTGGTGCAGCCGCTGTTCGAGGAGCCCATCCTGCCGCTGGCCAGCCCGGCCTTCATCGAGCGGCACCGGCTGCGCGAGCCGGCCGAGCTGCTGGCCACGCCGCTGATCCAGAGCACCGTGAGCGTGGTGCAGTGGGCCGACTGGCTGGCCACGCGCGGCGTCCACCAGGGGCCGGAGCGCTACGCGCTGCGCTTCGACCGCGCCCAGCTGGCGATGGATGCGGCCGTGCAGGGCCTGGGGGTGGCGCTGGAAAGTGCCGTGATGGCTGCGCCGCACATCAGCGAGGGCCGGCTGGCGCCGGTGTTCGATGCGGCCTGGGCCGTGCGGGTGCAGGCGCACTTCCTGGTCTACCCGGCGCGCCACGCCAAGCGCCCGGAGGTGGAGGCCTTCGTCACCTGGATCGGGCAGCAGGCCGCACCGGCACCGGCCTGACGCAGACGGGCGCTCGGCCAGGAGGCCGCGCGTCAACCGGCCCGGATCGGCTCCACCAGCCGCCGCAGCCGCTCGCGCACGCCGCGGCCGACCTGGCCCGTCACGGCCACCGACGGCCCGGCGGCCAGCAGGCGGCGGAATTCGGCGCTCACCGCATCCGCGTCCAGCGCCTCGATCTGCGCGGCCCTTTCGGCCAGCGGGCGCACCCGGCCGAGCACGAAGAGGTCCAGCGCCGCCGTTTCCAGCAGGCGGTCCGGCCGCTCGGCGTCGCGCAGGCGGCGCACCAGCACCTGGCGGCGCGCGCGCTCCAGGTCCACCGCGGCCACGCCCTGCGCCTGGGCCCGGACCAGCCGCAGTGCCTCGCCGACCACCTCGTCGAGGTGCTCGGGCGCCATCGAGGCCTCGATGACGAACTGCGCCCCCACGTCGAACACATCGGCCGAGCAGGCGGCGTAGTAGACCAGCGCGCGCTCCTCGCGCAGGCGCTCCATCAGCGGCGAGCTCATGCCCTCGCCCAGCACGGCCGCCGCCAGCGTGGCCGCGCCGTCGTCCGCCGCCAGGGGCGGGATCGGGAAGCCCAGCACCGCGTGCGCCTGGCCGGTGACGTCCAGGTGGCGCGAGGCCAGGCCGCCGCCATAGACCGCCGGCGCGACGAGGTTGGGCTCACCCGCCGGCAGCGCCCCGAAGGCCGCCTCGGCCGCGGCCACCACCGCATCGACGTCGATCGCCCCGGCCGCCGCGACGATGACGTTGCAGCCGGTGTAGAGCCGCTGCACGTGCGCGGCGAGGTCCTCGCGGGTGAAGCGCTCGATGTGGCGGCGCGTGCCGATCACCGGCTGGCCGAAGGGGTGCAGGCCCCAGCTGGCATGGTCGAGCAGCTTGAAGGCGGTGGACAGCGCATCGTCCTCGTCCTCCGCGTACTCGGACAGCAGCACCTGCCGCTCGGACTCCAGCTCGTCGGCCGGGAAGGTGGCGTTGAGCACCAGGTCGCCCAGCATGTGCACGAAGGTGGGCGCATCCACCCCCAGTCCGCGCAGGTGGAAGGCGGTGTGGTCCTTGTCGGTGTGGGCGTTGACGTCCACACCGAGCAGCTCGGCCTCCAGGTTGATGCGCCGCCGGTCGCGTGTGCGTGTGCCCTTGAACACCATGTGCTCGACCACATGGCCGATGCCGCTGAAGCGCCTCGCCTCGTGCACGCTGCCGGCGCGCACGAACACGCTGACGCAGGCGCTGGCCAGGTGCGGCAGCTCGCAGGTGAGCACGCGCACGCCGTTGGGCAGCGTGGCCACCTGGGGCGCAGCGGCGCGCGGGGTCGTCGCGGACGGGGTCGTGGCGGGCAGGTTCACCGAGGCGGTCAGCGGATGTTGTCCGGCAGTTCGATCTTGACTTCGAGCACTTCGAGGTTCTCCTGGCGCTCCAGCGAGACCTTCAGGTCCGAGGGCGCGATGTGCACGTACTTGGAGATCACCGCCAGCAGCTCCTCCTTGAGCTTGGGCAGGTAGTCGGCGCGCGTGGCGCCGCTGCCCGAGCGCTCGTGCGCCAGGATGATCTGAAGCCGCTCCTTGGCCACCGAGGCGGACTTCTTCTTCTCGCCCGCGAAGAAGGACAGGAAGGACATGTCGCTCACCTCCCGCCAAACAGGCGCTTGAAGAAGCCGGGCTTGACCGCGTCGGTGAAGCGCATCGGCAGCTCCTCGCCGAGGAAGCGGCCCACCAGGTCCTTGTAGGCCTCGGCCACGTCGGCGTCCTTGAGGTGGATCGCCGGCAGGCCCTGGTTGCTGGCCTCCAGCACCGCCTCGCTCTCGGGGATCACGCCGATGAGCGGGATGCGCAGGATCTCGTGCACGTCCTCCAGCGACAGCATCTGGCCGCCCTCGACCCGCAGCGGGTTGTAGCGGGTGACCAGCAGGTGCTCCTTGACCGGCTCGCCGCCCTCGATGGCGCGGCGCGTGCGCGAGGCCAGCATGCCCAGGATGCGGTCGCTGTCGCGCACCGAGGAGACCTCCGGGTTGGTGACCACCAGCGCCTCGTCGGCGAAGTGCATCGCCATCAGCGCGCCGGTCTCGATGCCTGCGGGCGAGTCGCAGACCACGTACTCGAAGCCCATCTCCGCCAGGTCGGCCAGCACGCGCTCGACGCCCTGCTGCGTCAGCGCCTCCTTGTCGCGCGTCTGGCTGGCCGCCAGCACGAACAGCTGCTCGCAGTGCTTGTCCTTGATGAGCGCCTGGTTCAGGTTGGCCTCGCCCTGGATCACGTTGACCAGGTCGTAGACCACTCGGCGCTCGCAGCCCATGATCAGGTCGAGGTTGCGCAGGCCGACGTCGAAATCGATCACGGCAGTCTTGTGGCCGCGCAACGCCAGCCCGCTGGCGAAGCTGGCGCTGGTCGTGGTCTTGCCCACGCCCCCCTTGCCGG
The Sphaerotilus microaerophilus DNA segment above includes these coding regions:
- a CDS encoding M16 family metallopeptidase, with product MNLPATTPSATTPRAAAPQVATLPNGVRVLTCELPHLASACVSVFVRAGSVHEARRFSGIGHVVEHMVFKGTRTRDRRRINLEAELLGVDVNAHTDKDHTAFHLRGLGVDAPTFVHMLGDLVLNATFPADELESERQVLLSEYAEDEDDALSTAFKLLDHASWGLHPFGQPVIGTRRHIERFTREDLAAHVQRLYTGCNVIVAAAGAIDVDAVVAAAEAAFGALPAGEPNLVAPAVYGGGLASRHLDVTGQAHAVLGFPIPPLAADDGAATLAAAVLGEGMSSPLMERLREERALVYYAACSADVFDVGAQFVIEASMAPEHLDEVVGEALRLVRAQAQGVAAVDLERARRQVLVRRLRDAERPDRLLETAALDLFVLGRVRPLAERAAQIEALDADAVSAEFRRLLAAGPSVAVTGQVGRGVRERLRRLVEPIRAG
- the minE gene encoding cell division topological specificity factor MinE encodes the protein MSFLSFFAGEKKKSASVAKERLQIILAHERSGSGATRADYLPKLKEELLAVISKYVHIAPSDLKVSLERQENLEVLEVKIELPDNIR
- the minD gene encoding septum site-determining protein MinD; translation: MSKVIVVTSGKGGVGKTTTSASFASGLALRGHKTAVIDFDVGLRNLDLIMGCERRVVYDLVNVIQGEANLNQALIKDKHCEQLFVLAASQTRDKEALTQQGVERVLADLAEMGFEYVVCDSPAGIETGALMAMHFADEALVVTNPEVSSVRDSDRILGMLASRTRRAIEGGEPVKEHLLVTRYNPLRVEGGQMLSLEDVHEILRIPLIGVIPESEAVLEASNQGLPAIHLKDADVAEAYKDLVGRFLGEELPMRFTDAVKPGFFKRLFGGR